The Alkalihalobacillus sp. TS-13 genomic interval AAATCCAAAGGGGGAAAAGCCAATGAAACGAATGGTTTCACTATTGATGATCTTGATGTTAACTATGTTAGCCGCATGTACGCCGGCTGATACGATTTCATCAAATGAAAAAGAAGGGACAGCAGAGGATCCTGTCACAATTTCATTTTTCCAACCAGGACTTGAACAGCCGAATGCCAAGGAGCCTGTTGAAGAACTGATCAAACAGTTCGAGGAAGAAAACCCGGGCATCAAGGTCGATATCCAATCGGTCGGGTGGGGAGAAGCGTATCAAAAGCTCGTAACCGGGTTCAGCAGCGGGACTGCCCCTGATGTGATCCATGGGGGGACTCGATGGGTCGGTGCTTTCGCTGCAATGAATGGCATCCTTCAACTGGATGAGTATGCAGAAGAAAGACTTTCACTTTATCATGATCCACTTCAAGAATCAGTGACCTATCAAGATAACATTTATGCGATTCCGAGATCATTCTCAGCGCGCGCCATCATCTACCGTTCCGATTTGATACCGGAACCTCCGAAAACCTGGGATGAACTGGTGGAGGTTGCGAAGAAAGTACAGGAAGAGAACGAGGGCATGTATGGTTTTGCAGTCGCAGGAGCAAAACACGTCTCTACGACAACACAGTTTTTCAACTATGTGTTCCAAAATGGTGGGGACATTTTTGACGAAGATGGTAACGCCGTCTTGAATTCAAAAGAGGCGGTCGAAGCACTGGAATACTATGCTGATTTATACACAGAGCATAAAGTGGTCCCGAATCCGATCGAGTATAACCGTGAGCAGCTTCCGGTCCTGTTCAAGGAAGGAAAGATCGCGATGTTCGTTTGTGGTCCATGGGCCAAGTCCATCATGGGATTAGAGCCGGACAACCCGGAAACACCTTTTAAAACAGCGGTTCTTCCGAAAGGTAAAGAGATGTCCAATACCCTCGTTTCCGACTCCCTGATGGTCTCTGCGAAGACAGAACATCCGGAAGCGGCCTGGAAACTGATCGAGTTCATGACATCTCCGGAGGAACAGACGAAACATGATAAAGATCGAGGTATGGTACCGATCCAGAAGGAAGAAGCGAAAGATCCATTCTTTAAAGAGGATCCCTATTTCGCTCCATTTGTAGAAATGGCCACGATGGGTCAAGGTCAGCCAGTGCCCGCAGCATGGGAGCCGTTCCAGGATATTGTCTCTGAAGCGGTCCAAAAAGCGCTGAATGGAGAAGATCCGCAAAAAGCATTGGATGAGGCAGTTGAGAAAATCAAACAAGAAAAATTAGCACCAACAAAGTAGGACTTCAAGGGGTTGGCTCAAAAAATGTCAATAGAATTTCCTCCAAAATATCAGTTGAATGCTGTTTAGGCGTAGGAAACCGGACATAGAAGAGCCCTCCTCTCGTCCACCTGATAGGAGGTCTACAAATTGAAA includes:
- a CDS encoding sugar ABC transporter substrate-binding protein, whose product is MKRMVSLLMILMLTMLAACTPADTISSNEKEGTAEDPVTISFFQPGLEQPNAKEPVEELIKQFEEENPGIKVDIQSVGWGEAYQKLVTGFSSGTAPDVIHGGTRWVGAFAAMNGILQLDEYAEERLSLYHDPLQESVTYQDNIYAIPRSFSARAIIYRSDLIPEPPKTWDELVEVAKKVQEENEGMYGFAVAGAKHVSTTTQFFNYVFQNGGDIFDEDGNAVLNSKEAVEALEYYADLYTEHKVVPNPIEYNREQLPVLFKEGKIAMFVCGPWAKSIMGLEPDNPETPFKTAVLPKGKEMSNTLVSDSLMVSAKTEHPEAAWKLIEFMTSPEEQTKHDKDRGMVPIQKEEAKDPFFKEDPYFAPFVEMATMGQGQPVPAAWEPFQDIVSEAVQKALNGEDPQKALDEAVEKIKQEKLAPTK